In Cytophagales bacterium, one DNA window encodes the following:
- a CDS encoding DUF4197 domain-containing protein — translation MKKFLTILSLFTVFTICACGQINLNKFKNAAEKAIKGEQPLTNDEIISGLKEALTVGTNNSTASASKMDGYFKNSEIKIPYPPEAAKMEQKLRSMGMNKQVDDFVMSLNRAAEEAAKEAAPIFVTAVTNMTITDGMKILKGEDDAATTYLNTNTSGQLYDKFKPVVQKAIQKVKVTQYWNPLVTAYNKIPLVEKMNPDIEDYTTHKCIDGLFILIATEELKIRKDPAARVSEILKKVFGG, via the coding sequence ATGAAAAAGTTTTTGACAATACTATCGTTATTCACAGTTTTTACCATCTGTGCCTGTGGCCAGATCAACCTGAACAAATTTAAGAACGCTGCAGAAAAAGCTATAAAAGGTGAACAACCGCTCACCAACGATGAAATAATCAGCGGATTAAAGGAGGCATTAACGGTGGGAACAAATAACTCCACAGCTTCAGCATCTAAGATGGACGGATATTTCAAAAACAGCGAAATCAAGATCCCGTATCCCCCGGAAGCAGCTAAAATGGAACAAAAGCTCAGAAGCATGGGCATGAATAAGCAAGTTGATGATTTTGTGATGTCGTTAAACAGGGCTGCAGAAGAAGCAGCAAAAGAAGCTGCACCGATATTTGTAACCGCTGTAACAAATATGACCATCACTGACGGTATGAAGATATTAAAAGGCGAAGACGATGCGGCTACTACTTACCTCAATACCAATACATCCGGGCAATTGTATGACAAGTTTAAGCCGGTCGTTCAAAAGGCGATACAAAAGGTAAAGGTAACTCAATACTGGAATCCGCTTGTAACGGCTTATAACAAAATCCCCTTAGTTGAAAAAATGAATCCCGATATTGAGGATTACACTACCCATAAGTGTATTGACGGGTTGTTTATCCTCATTGCCACTGAAGAGTTGAAGATCAGGAAAGATCCGGCTGCGAGGGTTAGCGAGATACTTAAAAAAGTGTTTGGGGGTTAG
- the murD gene encoding UDP-N-acetylmuramoyl-L-alanine--D-glutamate ligase — translation MLKRTVILGAGESGVGAALLAKAKGYNVFVSDNGTISKSYKKTLIENSITFEEEKHTEDLILNADEVIKSPGIPDKNPVIRKLLKKAIPVISEIEFAARFTNAKFIAITGSNGKTTTTLLIYHLCKQAGLNVGLAGNIGNSLSRQVYNDEMSHYPSYYIVELSSFQLDGIQDFKPDIAVLLNITPDHLDRYEHNFDNYIESKFRITKNMTEDDYLIYWAEDDIIAKEISERTIKPFKLPVSLSAERIAPPTGGAKRAAPYPASWRGHTPYAINTMAAIQAATLAGVDKSTIARSLKDFKNAPHRLEYVATKYGIKFINDSKATNVDAVRYALDSLVEKVVWIAGGVDKGNDYEQLNDLVKERVKAIVCLGNGNSKIHTAFNGHIKQIADTKNMEEAVNKAFKIAKKGFVVLLSPACASFDLFENYEDRGEQFKRAVARIGNPGSSSGSAQSAVGSRQIC, via the coding sequence GTGCTAAAGAGAACCGTCATATTAGGTGCAGGCGAAAGTGGGGTAGGAGCTGCCCTGCTGGCTAAAGCTAAAGGTTACAACGTATTTGTTTCAGATAATGGTACCATTTCCAAATCATATAAAAAAACCCTCATTGAAAATTCTATAACATTTGAAGAAGAAAAGCATACGGAAGATTTGATCTTAAATGCAGATGAAGTAATAAAAAGTCCCGGAATACCCGATAAAAATCCTGTGATCAGGAAATTGCTCAAAAAAGCTATTCCGGTTATTTCCGAAATTGAATTTGCTGCACGTTTTACCAATGCAAAATTTATTGCAATCACCGGCAGTAACGGTAAAACTACAACTACGCTGTTAATCTATCATTTGTGTAAGCAAGCAGGCCTGAATGTTGGCCTGGCCGGAAATATTGGTAACAGTCTCAGCAGACAGGTTTATAATGATGAAATGTCCCATTATCCATCTTATTATATTGTTGAACTGAGCAGCTTTCAGCTTGATGGCATTCAGGATTTTAAACCTGATATAGCTGTATTATTAAACATAACCCCGGATCATTTAGATCGCTATGAACATAATTTTGATAATTATATCGAATCAAAATTCAGGATCACAAAAAATATGACAGAAGATGATTATTTAATATACTGGGCTGAAGACGATATAATTGCTAAAGAGATATCAGAGAGAACTATAAAACCATTCAAGCTACCGGTTTCACTAAGCGCAGAGCGCATAGCCCCGCCAACTGGCGGGGCAAAGCGTGCAGCGCCATACCCCGCCAGCTGGCGGGGCCATACGCCATACGCTATCAATACAATGGCTGCTATACAGGCAGCAACCCTGGCAGGCGTGGATAAAAGTACGATTGCCAGATCATTGAAAGATTTTAAAAATGCCCCTCATCGTTTGGAGTATGTTGCAACGAAGTATGGAATAAAATTTATTAACGATTCAAAAGCTACCAATGTAGATGCGGTAAGGTATGCTTTGGATAGTTTAGTGGAAAAAGTTGTTTGGATTGCCGGTGGAGTTGATAAAGGAAATGATTATGAACAGTTAAATGATCTTGTTAAAGAAAGAGTCAAGGCAATTGTTTGTCTGGGAAATGGTAATTCAAAAATACATACTGCCTTTAACGGACATATAAAACAGATTGCAGATACAAAAAATATGGAAGAAGCAGTAAATAAAGCATTTAAAATTGCAAAAAAGGGGTTTGTTGTTTTACTTTCGCCTGCTTGTGCAAGCTTTGACCTTTTCGAAAACTATGAAGACAGGGGAGAACAGTTTAAAAGGGCTGTAGCCCGGATTGGTAATCCGGGCAGCAGCAGTGGCAGTGCACAGTCCGCAGTCGGCAGTCGGCAAATTTGCTGA
- a CDS encoding cell division protein FtsW, whose protein sequence is MTNNHASIKLWIDKNFKGDPIIWCIAFLLSAISILVIYSAAAPLAYRYMQGDTGYYLFKHSLLIVLSLFFMWVAHKIDYRFYSKISKFALWISVPLLLFMLFLGETIHGATRWITIPVINQSFQPSDFAKLALIANVASILSKKQQNIADIKDSITPVLLWCGIICTLIGLTDISSAILLFATCMLLMFIGRVPVKYLLMLCLIGVIVGGIVLGAGQRKETAINRIRHFINSKEIPFQAQQSYIAIARGRNPAGPGNSTQRNFLPQPYSDFVYAIIIEEYGLIGGALVIFLYLALLYRGMVAVAKSGRAFGGLLSAGLSFSIVVQAMINMGVVVGLGPISGITLPMLSMGGNSLIFTGITLGIILSVSRGEIEEIGS, encoded by the coding sequence ATGACTAACAACCACGCATCAATTAAGCTCTGGATTGATAAAAATTTTAAGGGTGATCCAATAATCTGGTGTATAGCATTTCTCTTGTCAGCTATTAGTATCCTGGTTATATATAGTGCTGCTGCTCCTCTTGCTTATAGATATATGCAAGGTGATACGGGGTATTATTTGTTCAAACATTCTTTGCTCATTGTATTGAGTCTTTTTTTTATGTGGGTGGCACATAAGATTGATTACAGATTTTATTCTAAGATTTCAAAGTTTGCTCTATGGATTTCAGTGCCATTATTGCTCTTTATGCTTTTTCTTGGTGAAACCATTCATGGAGCTACCCGATGGATCACTATTCCTGTTATTAATCAATCATTTCAACCCTCTGATTTTGCCAAGCTGGCTTTAATAGCCAATGTAGCCAGTATACTTTCTAAAAAACAGCAAAATATTGCGGACATTAAGGATTCTATTACTCCTGTATTATTATGGTGTGGTATTATCTGTACTTTAATCGGCTTAACTGACATTTCTTCTGCGATCTTACTGTTTGCTACATGTATGCTGTTAATGTTTATAGGCAGAGTACCTGTAAAGTATTTATTGATGCTGTGTTTAATTGGAGTAATAGTCGGAGGTATTGTATTGGGTGCAGGACAAAGAAAGGAAACGGCTATAAACAGGATCAGGCATTTTATTAATTCAAAAGAAATACCGTTTCAGGCTCAGCAATCTTATATTGCCATAGCAAGAGGCAGGAATCCGGCCGGGCCTGGCAATAGTACGCAGAGAAACTTTCTCCCCCAACCTTACAGCGATTTTGTCTATGCGATCATTATTGAAGAGTACGGGCTGATTGGCGGAGCGCTGGTTATCTTTTTATATCTGGCGTTGCTTTACCGGGGTATGGTTGCTGTCGCAAAAAGCGGAAGAGCATTTGGGGGATTGCTTTCGGCAGGTTTGAGCTTTAGTATCGTAGTGCAGGCGATGATCAATATGGGGGTGGTGGTGGGTTTAGGCCCGATTTCAGGAATTACACTGCCCATGTTGAGTATGGGAGGGAATTCACTCATATTCACAGGTATTACGCTTGGAATCATATTGAGCGTTAGTAGAGGTGAGATTGAGGAAATTGGTAGTTGA
- a CDS encoding glutamyl-tRNA reductase, whose product MIQNFKAISLSYSNAPITVRELFALQEDSVKHLLNYLRDCIAVSELLILYTCNRTEVYYSSDTDHSDTIIKVLAGHKGISEVKNYLPYFKIINDPFKAVRHLFNVALGLEAQVTGEVQVTNQVKQAYQLSADMDLAGPFLHRLMHSIFYTNKRVVQETQFRDGAASISYVAVELIEELTAKLKDPKILVAGIGVIGADLCRNLAKTDFTGITITNRTISKARDLADECDACLQKLQHRQMDVIPFEQVWDAIKQSDVVISSVDTGSFITKEFINSFDINSHKYLIDLSVPRSIEPDVEGIPGVLLYNLDDLKEKANRAMKKRIKAIPLVQEIISQSISDLVEWNEEMKVSPTIHKLKSALEQIRKEEIIKYIKHLDKDEVKRVEEITKNMMQKIIKFPVLQLKAACKRGEAETLIDMINELFDLEKEKSRLSP is encoded by the coding sequence ATGATCCAAAACTTCAAGGCAATTAGTTTATCCTATTCAAACGCTCCGATCACTGTGCGGGAGCTATTCGCTTTACAGGAGGATTCCGTTAAGCATTTGTTGAATTATTTGAGAGATTGTATAGCTGTTTCAGAGTTATTAATACTTTATACCTGTAATCGTACAGAAGTTTATTATTCTTCTGACACTGATCATAGTGATACCATAATTAAGGTCTTAGCCGGTCATAAAGGTATCTCTGAAGTTAAAAATTACCTGCCTTATTTCAAAATAATTAATGATCCTTTCAAAGCCGTAAGACATTTATTTAACGTAGCGCTAGGGCTTGAAGCACAGGTTACGGGTGAAGTGCAAGTGACCAACCAGGTAAAACAAGCTTATCAATTGTCTGCTGATATGGATTTGGCAGGACCTTTTCTGCACCGCTTAATGCATTCCATTTTTTATACCAATAAACGTGTGGTGCAGGAAACCCAATTTAGAGACGGGGCTGCGTCAATATCTTATGTTGCAGTTGAACTCATAGAAGAACTAACGGCTAAGCTTAAAGATCCCAAAATACTGGTGGCAGGAATTGGAGTGATCGGAGCTGATCTTTGCAGAAACCTGGCCAAAACGGATTTTACCGGTATAACTATCACCAACCGTACAATTTCAAAAGCCCGGGATCTTGCTGATGAGTGTGATGCCTGTCTGCAGAAGCTTCAGCACAGGCAGATGGATGTTATTCCTTTTGAACAGGTGTGGGATGCAATTAAACAATCGGATGTCGTGATTTCTTCAGTTGATACAGGATCATTCATTACAAAAGAATTTATTAATAGCTTTGATATAAACTCTCATAAATATCTTATCGATCTGTCAGTGCCGAGAAGTATAGAACCTGATGTTGAAGGTATCCCGGGAGTACTGCTTTACAATCTTGATGATCTGAAGGAGAAAGCAAATAGGGCAATGAAAAAGAGGATCAAGGCAATACCCTTAGTACAAGAAATTATAAGTCAGTCTATCTCTGATCTTGTTGAGTGGAATGAAGAAATGAAGGTTTCCCCTACCATTCATAAACTTAAAAGTGCACTTGAACAGATCCGCAAGGAGGAGATTATAAAGTATATAAAGCATCTTGATAAAGATGAAGTCAAAAGGGTAGAAGAGATCACAAAAAATATGATGCAGAAAATCATCAAATTCCCTGTCTTACAGCTTAAAGCAGCATGCAAACGCGGAGAAGCTGAAACCTTGATTGATATGATAAATGAGCTGTTTGATCTTGAAAAGGAAAAAAGCAGGCTGTCACCTTAG